In Syntrophotaleaceae bacterium, the DNA window CGGGTTTTCCGGTCATGCCCTGCTGCTGGCGGTCGGCGCCTTCCTTCTCAAGGGGTTGTTCATCCCCTGGCTGCTGCTCAAAGCCATCCGTGAGGTGAAGATCCGCAAGGAGGTCGAGCCGTTGATCGGGTTCGTGCCGACGATGATCCTCGGTGCCCTGGTGACTGCCGGCGCCTTCATCTTTGCCGATTCCCTGCCGCTGGTCGAGGGGCATCGTGGCGGACTTTTCATCCCCACCGCCCTGGCCACGCTCTTTGCCGGTTTTCTGCTGCTGATGACCCGTCGCAAGGCCATTACCCAGGTGCTGGGCTACCTGGTTCTGGAAAACGGCATCTTCATCTTCGGAGTGCTGCTTTCCGAAGCAATGCCTCTGATGGTCGAGGCCGGGGTCCTGCTCGACCTGCTGGTCGGCGTTTTCGTCATGGGGATCGTCATGAACCAGATCAACCAGGAATTTTCAACCCTGAATACCGAATACCTCTCGGCCCTCAAGGAATAACGCCATGTTTGCCCTGCTGATCCTCATCCCCCTGGCCTTTGCCGCTCTGGCTCTTGTCACCCCCTGGTACCAGGCCCGCTCCTGGTTGCTGCCGGCGGCCGGCGGAACGCATCTTAGCCTGGCCATCCTGCTCTGCAGCCGTCGCGAACCGGCGGCGCCGGCCGGTACCTGGGTCGGGCTCGACGCCCTTTCGGTCCTGGTGCTCCTGGTGACCAGCGTTCTGTTTCTCGCCTGCGCTCTCTACTCTGTCGAATATCTGAAAATGCGCCGGGATCGGGGCAACCGGGCCATCGTGCCCTGTCTGCTCGTTTTTCTTTCCGCAATGACCCTGGCGGTGACGGCCCG includes these proteins:
- a CDS encoding hydrogenase, whose amino-acid sequence is MYGLSNFCLLLVILLNFFCLGSSRLAACIRAVALQGALLALLPVTAHGFSGHALLLAVGAFLLKGLFIPWLLLKAIREVKIRKEVEPLIGFVPTMILGALVTAGAFIFADSLPLVEGHRGGLFIPTALATLFAGFLLLMTRRKAITQVLGYLVLENGIFIFGVLLSEAMPLMVEAGVLLDLLVGVFVMGIVMNQINQEFSTLNTEYLSALKE